The proteins below come from a single Serratia ficaria genomic window:
- a CDS encoding alpha/beta hydrolase, with amino-acid sequence MKTILKTLAICVMAGGLVAQSVYAEPLVIQEQGSFSAGGTIIIAPGTFDAKKPLDSAGQTYHGDHASVFYQIPENPHKYPIVMLHGAGQFSRTWESTPDGREGFQNIFLRRGFSTYLVDQPRRGSAGRTTVEGIVSPKPDEQMWFNQFRVGVWPEYFKGVQFSHDKEALNQYFRQMTPNTGPFDINVISDAMSAVVDKSGPAILFTHSQGGGPGWYTAMKNDKVKAIVAFEPGSSFVFPEKELPAPMPSAFDTLKGEPVPMEQFMALTKIPILIIYGDNIPDKPVAMPAQDSWRVRLAMAREWRDVVNKHGGDVTVTHLPEVGIKGNTHFPFSDLNNVQIADLVSQFLKEKDLQ; translated from the coding sequence TTGAAGACAATCTTAAAAACCCTGGCCATCTGCGTAATGGCGGGTGGCCTGGTAGCTCAGTCGGTATACGCCGAGCCGCTGGTCATTCAGGAACAAGGAAGCTTTTCTGCTGGTGGCACTATCATCATCGCACCAGGAACATTTGACGCGAAAAAGCCGCTGGATTCTGCTGGCCAAACCTATCATGGCGATCATGCCTCAGTGTTCTACCAGATTCCGGAGAATCCGCATAAATACCCTATCGTCATGCTGCACGGCGCAGGTCAGTTCTCCCGTACCTGGGAAAGCACCCCGGATGGTCGTGAAGGGTTCCAGAACATATTCCTGCGTCGTGGATTCTCAACCTATCTTGTCGATCAGCCACGCCGAGGCAGCGCCGGGCGCACGACTGTAGAAGGTATTGTTTCGCCTAAACCGGATGAACAGATGTGGTTCAACCAGTTCCGCGTTGGCGTGTGGCCAGAGTATTTTAAGGGCGTTCAGTTCTCTCACGACAAAGAAGCACTGAATCAGTATTTCCGTCAGATGACCCCGAATACCGGGCCGTTTGATATCAACGTCATCTCTGATGCAATGTCCGCCGTAGTGGACAAATCCGGCCCTGCTATCCTCTTCACCCACTCTCAGGGTGGCGGACCAGGCTGGTATACGGCGATGAAAAACGACAAGGTCAAAGCCATTGTCGCCTTCGAGCCTGGCAGCAGCTTTGTCTTCCCGGAAAAAGAACTCCCTGCCCCTATGCCAAGCGCGTTCGACACGCTGAAGGGTGAGCCGGTGCCGATGGAGCAGTTTATGGCTCTGACCAAAATCCCGATTCTGATTATTTACGGCGATAACATACCAGATAAGCCTGTCGCCATGCCCGCGCAGGACAGCTGGCGCGTACGTCTGGCGATGGCTCGCGAGTGGCGTGACGTGGTGAACAAGCATGGCGGGGATGTGACGGTGACGCATCTGCCTGAAGTGGGAATTAAAGGGAATACCCACTTCCCGTTCTCTGATTTAAATAATGTGCAGATTGCTGATTTGGTGAGTCAGTTCCTGAAGGAAAAAGATCTGCAGTAG
- a CDS encoding aldo/keto reductase, translating to MQIVKLNNGIEMPLLGFGVFQMTDAAECERAVIDAIDTGYRLIDTAASYQNETQVGNALKQTGIARNELFVTTKLWLQDTNYEGAKAQFERSLNRLQLDYVDLYLIHQPYGDVHGAWRAMEELQQAGKIRAIGVSNFHPDRLADLMAFNNVAPAVNQIEVNPFNQQLHAVPWNQSRGIQPEAWAPFAEGRNGLFQHPVLTAMGQKYGKSVGQVVLRWIFQRGIVSLTKSVRKERMEENINILDFELNSEDMLQIAALDTATSAFFSHRDPAMVEWLTGRKLDV from the coding sequence ATGCAAATTGTAAAACTGAACAACGGTATTGAAATGCCCCTGCTGGGCTTTGGTGTCTTCCAGATGACGGATGCTGCCGAATGCGAAAGAGCCGTTATTGATGCCATCGATACGGGATACCGCCTGATCGATACCGCAGCGTCTTACCAGAATGAAACCCAGGTCGGGAACGCACTTAAACAGACCGGTATCGCACGGAACGAACTCTTTGTAACGACCAAGCTGTGGCTGCAGGATACCAATTACGAAGGCGCTAAAGCACAGTTCGAACGCTCCCTGAATCGGCTGCAACTTGATTACGTTGACCTGTACCTGATTCACCAGCCTTACGGCGATGTCCATGGGGCCTGGCGTGCAATGGAAGAACTGCAGCAGGCAGGCAAAATTCGCGCGATTGGCGTCAGCAACTTCCATCCTGACAGACTGGCCGATCTTATGGCCTTCAACAACGTTGCCCCTGCGGTAAACCAGATTGAAGTTAACCCCTTCAACCAGCAGCTGCACGCCGTTCCATGGAATCAAAGCCGTGGCATTCAGCCGGAAGCCTGGGCACCGTTTGCTGAGGGTAGAAATGGTCTGTTCCAGCATCCCGTATTAACGGCGATGGGTCAGAAATACGGCAAAAGCGTGGGCCAGGTTGTACTGCGGTGGATCTTCCAGCGAGGCATAGTTTCGCTGACGAAATCGGTGCGGAAAGAGCGCATGGAAGAGAACATCAACATTCTCGATTTTGAACTCAACTCTGAAGATATGCTGCAGATTGCCGCCCTCGACACCGCAACCAGCGCCTTCTTCTCTCACCGCGACCCAGCGATGGTGGAATGGCTGACTGGCCGCAAACTTGATGTTTAA
- a CDS encoding aldo/keto reductase has protein sequence MQKRYLGKSGLEVSTLGLGCMGLSHGYGPATDTRQAIELIRAAVERGVTFFDTAEVYGPFLNEEVVGEALKPFRDRVVIATKFGFTFGDDNKQQILNSRPEHIREAVEGSLRRLKTDVIDLLYQHRVDPDVPIEDVAGTVKDLIAEGKVKHFGLSEAGAQTIRRAHAVQPVTALQSEYSMWWREPEREILPLLEELGIGFVPFSPLGKGFLTGSIKPGTTFGKDDYRSTVPRFAEQAIEANEKLVSLLGELAAEKGVTSAQIALAWLLAQKPWIVPIPGTTKLHRLEENLSSADIMLSQDDSRQITQALETIKIVGERYSPEHQARTGR, from the coding sequence ATGCAAAAACGTTATCTGGGTAAATCCGGACTCGAAGTCTCCACTCTTGGGCTCGGTTGCATGGGTCTCAGCCACGGCTACGGCCCGGCGACCGATACGCGTCAGGCTATCGAGCTCATTCGCGCAGCGGTTGAACGTGGCGTCACCTTCTTCGATACCGCCGAAGTATATGGCCCTTTCCTTAATGAAGAGGTTGTCGGTGAGGCCTTAAAACCGTTTCGTGACCGCGTGGTCATCGCCACCAAGTTTGGTTTTACCTTTGGCGACGACAACAAGCAGCAGATTTTAAACAGCCGTCCGGAGCATATCCGTGAAGCTGTTGAAGGATCATTACGCCGTCTCAAGACTGATGTCATTGATCTGCTGTACCAACACCGTGTCGACCCGGATGTCCCTATTGAAGATGTTGCGGGTACAGTGAAAGACCTGATCGCTGAAGGCAAAGTCAAACATTTCGGTCTGTCCGAAGCGGGTGCGCAAACCATTCGTCGTGCGCATGCCGTACAACCTGTCACTGCCCTGCAAAGCGAATACTCCATGTGGTGGCGCGAGCCTGAGAGGGAGATCCTGCCGTTACTGGAGGAACTGGGTATTGGTTTTGTGCCATTCAGCCCATTAGGCAAAGGCTTCCTGACAGGCTCGATTAAGCCAGGAACCACTTTTGGCAAGGATGATTACCGCAGCACCGTGCCGCGTTTCGCCGAACAGGCGATTGAAGCCAATGAGAAGTTAGTCTCGTTGTTGGGTGAACTGGCTGCAGAGAAAGGTGTGACGTCTGCGCAAATCGCTCTGGCATGGCTGCTGGCACAAAAGCCGTGGATTGTTCCCATCCCCGGCACCACCAAACTGCACCGGCTGGAGGAAAATCTGAGCTCTGCCGACATCATGCTTTCGCAGGATGACTCGCGGCAGATAACCCAGGCGCTTGAAACGATTAAAATCGTCGGCGAACGTTACTCTCCTGAGCACCAGGCTCGCACAGGCCGTTAA
- a CDS encoding LysR family transcriptional regulator, which produces MLKENFNELQIFLVVARERSFTKAAGKLGVSQSALSHAMKALETRLNIRLLTRTTRSVAPTEAGERIIACLEPRIADLEQELESLVQLNGTASGNIRLSAGEHAARSLVWPKLKPFLREYPEINVELVVDNGFVDIVEGRFDAGIRLGESVDKDMVAVRIGPDMRMAVVGAPSYFAANPVPKTPHELQNHRCINMRLPTAGGVYHWEFEREGKPLRVRVEGQVTFNLQAERIDAALSGFGIACIPEDRVQDYIKSGELIQVLQDWCPSFSGYYLYYPSRKQHPPAFALMIDALRYQE; this is translated from the coding sequence ATGCTCAAAGAAAACTTCAACGAACTCCAAATCTTTCTTGTGGTAGCAAGGGAGAGAAGTTTTACCAAAGCTGCGGGCAAACTTGGTGTTTCTCAGTCTGCACTCAGCCACGCGATGAAGGCACTGGAGACAAGGCTAAATATTCGCCTCTTAACCCGTACGACCCGAAGCGTTGCACCTACAGAAGCAGGTGAGAGAATTATTGCCTGCCTTGAACCCCGTATCGCCGATCTTGAACAGGAGCTGGAATCGCTTGTTCAACTGAACGGCACCGCCTCCGGGAATATCCGTTTATCTGCCGGAGAGCATGCCGCGCGAAGTCTGGTATGGCCGAAGTTAAAACCTTTCCTCAGGGAATATCCGGAAATCAATGTTGAACTGGTGGTTGATAACGGCTTTGTCGATATTGTTGAGGGGCGTTTTGATGCCGGGATCCGTCTGGGCGAAAGCGTGGATAAGGATATGGTCGCCGTGAGGATTGGACCGGATATGCGCATGGCTGTGGTGGGAGCTCCGTCATATTTTGCCGCTAACCCTGTGCCCAAAACCCCTCACGAGCTACAAAATCATCGGTGCATCAATATGCGCCTGCCGACTGCCGGTGGAGTTTATCACTGGGAGTTTGAGAGGGAAGGGAAACCGTTACGGGTCAGAGTTGAAGGGCAGGTAACGTTTAATCTGCAGGCGGAAAGGATAGATGCTGCTTTATCCGGTTTTGGCATCGCCTGTATACCTGAGGATAGAGTACAGGATTATATAAAGTCAGGGGAATTGATCCAGGTTCTGCAGGATTGGTGCCCGTCTTTCTCCGGATATTATCTTTACTACCCCAGCCGTAAGCAGCATCCGCCCGCATTTGCGCTGATGATCGATGCACTTCGCTACCAGGAATAA
- a CDS encoding SDR family oxidoreductase: MKILVAGATGSIGLHVVNTAIEMGHYPVALVRNRRKVKLLPRGTDVFYGDVSMPETLTDLPKDIDAMIFTLGSDGQGRIGARAIDYGGVRNILRTFKDTPVRIGLMTTIGVTERLSTWNQRTEVHDWKRRAERLVRASGHPYTIVRPGWFDYNNDDEHRIVMLQGNRRHAGTPEDGVISRKQIAQVLVSALSNGAATNKTFELVAIPGEAQQDLTPLFAGLQTDNPEKNDGVLDIENMPLHEEPECIINELNLFSKQVKSI, from the coding sequence ATGAAAATACTCGTTGCAGGGGCAACAGGAAGTATTGGTCTTCATGTCGTGAACACCGCTATTGAAATGGGCCATTACCCCGTGGCGCTGGTCAGAAATCGGCGCAAAGTAAAATTGCTTCCTCGTGGAACAGATGTTTTCTACGGCGATGTTTCAATGCCTGAAACACTCACCGATTTGCCGAAAGATATTGATGCCATGATCTTCACTCTCGGTTCCGATGGACAGGGTCGTATTGGTGCCAGAGCGATAGATTACGGTGGTGTGCGTAACATTTTGCGAACGTTCAAGGATACGCCTGTTCGCATCGGCTTAATGACCACGATTGGCGTAACTGAACGGCTCAGCACCTGGAATCAACGCACTGAGGTTCATGACTGGAAAAGACGTGCCGAACGTCTGGTCAGGGCGAGTGGTCACCCCTATACCATCGTCAGGCCCGGCTGGTTTGATTACAACAATGATGATGAGCACAGAATCGTTATGCTCCAGGGGAATCGACGCCATGCAGGAACGCCAGAAGATGGTGTTATATCCAGAAAACAAATCGCTCAAGTGCTGGTCAGTGCGTTGAGTAACGGTGCAGCAACAAATAAAACGTTCGAGCTGGTGGCTATACCAGGAGAAGCGCAGCAGGATCTTACTCCGCTGTTTGCTGGCCTGCAGACTGATAATCCTGAAAAAAATGATGGAGTTCTAGATATAGAAAATATGCCTCTGCATGAAGAACCTGAGTGCATTATTAACGAGCTGAACCTGTTTTCAAAACAAGTAAAATCAATCTAA
- a CDS encoding oxidoreductase, giving the protein MSEHPTLALIGPGAIGTTIAAALHEVERTPVLCGRTAHAQLILRRDKREIVVPGPVLSDPATVGHPFDLVFVAVKTTQIADSANWLAALCDENTLVCALQNGVEQETLLEPYVNGAKVLPAVVWFPAQREPDASVWLRAAPRLTLPDTPQAKRIAEVFSGTGCAVELAADFISIAWRKLLQNAVAGLMVLANRRAGMFSRGDITELALAYLRECLSVARASGAQLSDNVPQEIVDGFHRAPADLGTSILADRQANRPLEWDIRNGVIRRYGRLLGIPTPVSEVLVPLLAAGSEGPG; this is encoded by the coding sequence ATGTCTGAGCATCCCACGCTGGCTCTTATTGGTCCGGGCGCTATCGGCACCACCATCGCCGCGGCGCTGCATGAAGTTGAGCGAACGCCGGTCCTGTGCGGGCGAACCGCGCATGCGCAGCTGATTTTGCGTCGCGATAAGCGGGAAATCGTAGTGCCGGGCCCGGTATTGAGCGATCCGGCGACGGTCGGCCACCCGTTCGATCTGGTGTTCGTCGCGGTGAAAACCACCCAAATTGCCGACAGCGCCAACTGGTTGGCCGCGCTGTGCGATGAAAACACCCTGGTATGTGCGTTGCAAAATGGCGTAGAGCAGGAAACCCTGCTGGAGCCCTACGTCAACGGCGCAAAGGTGCTGCCTGCGGTAGTGTGGTTCCCGGCGCAGCGCGAGCCGGATGCATCCGTCTGGCTGCGCGCCGCACCGCGCCTTACGCTGCCCGATACGCCGCAGGCAAAACGGATAGCGGAGGTGTTCAGCGGCACGGGCTGCGCGGTTGAGCTGGCAGCCGATTTTATCTCCATCGCATGGCGCAAGCTGCTGCAGAACGCGGTCGCCGGTCTGATGGTGCTGGCCAATCGCCGCGCCGGCATGTTCTCGCGGGGAGATATCACTGAACTGGCTTTGGCTTACCTGCGCGAGTGTTTGAGCGTAGCGCGTGCCAGTGGGGCGCAGCTGAGCGATAACGTTCCGCAGGAGATCGTTGACGGTTTTCATCGTGCCCCTGCGGATTTAGGCACTTCAATACTTGCCGACCGCCAGGCCAACCGCCCGCTGGAGTGGGATATCCGCAATGGCGTGATACGGCGTTATGGTCGGTTACTGGGTATCCCCACCCCCGTCAGCGAGGTGCTGGTACCGCTGCTGGCGGCTGGGAGCGAGGGGCCGGGTTGA